A genomic stretch from Nitrospiraceae bacterium includes:
- a CDS encoding response regulator: MPSTIFVIDSSPAVRRMVEQISTPEGFEVVGFQDGPTALEAARKRSPHLIIVDYHLDNMTFSGFCKEVQRIDNLADTYIVSLISPSDRLDEKHLRSLGVKAFLKKPFQSDNLLEVIKDLGSNGSKKRRSWPPASSSTDSDEDPSLVDQEDETELSEEDTGQIAAAQIPPPKILKKSPPPPPSKPAGSTAPKATGEPEDAMKGLFGQLLETMTERTEEKISTMLPHVIGKELASQVAKAVQDEVQTQLGATLSQERLAHMIEPLLGKELSNVLSREMPVLEPIIRHSIFEIATPLVKDSIDGLAREQAETVKKTLPDVVHDQIGSIDVLVRDEIQQAAVKQATQIADEIVRAAVKEQVEQAVQRLVPGIAEEQIKAELKRLTALE; this comes from the coding sequence GTGCCTTCAACCATTTTTGTGATCGACAGCAGTCCGGCTGTTCGCCGGATGGTCGAACAGATCTCAACTCCTGAAGGCTTCGAGGTCGTCGGCTTTCAGGACGGACCCACCGCGTTAGAGGCAGCCCGCAAGAGGAGCCCCCATCTGATCATTGTCGACTACCACTTAGACAACATGACGTTTTCCGGCTTCTGCAAGGAAGTCCAAAGGATCGACAACCTAGCTGACACGTATATTGTCTCCTTGATCAGCCCGTCCGATCGTCTAGACGAAAAGCATCTCCGCTCGTTAGGGGTTAAAGCGTTCCTCAAGAAGCCGTTTCAGTCTGACAACCTGTTGGAAGTCATTAAAGATCTCGGATCCAACGGATCGAAGAAACGCCGTTCCTGGCCTCCGGCATCGAGTTCCACTGATTCGGACGAAGATCCCTCGCTGGTTGATCAGGAAGATGAGACCGAACTGTCTGAAGAGGATACGGGCCAGATTGCGGCTGCCCAGATACCTCCGCCGAAGATTTTAAAAAAATCGCCCCCCCCGCCTCCATCAAAACCAGCTGGTTCAACCGCTCCGAAAGCGACGGGCGAACCCGAGGACGCCATGAAGGGCCTGTTCGGCCAACTCTTAGAGACAATGACGGAACGCACCGAAGAAAAAATCTCAACCATGCTCCCGCACGTCATCGGGAAAGAACTTGCCTCGCAAGTAGCCAAAGCGGTCCAAGATGAAGTGCAAACCCAGTTGGGTGCCACCCTTTCGCAAGAACGGCTGGCGCATATGATCGAACCGCTCCTGGGCAAGGAGCTGTCCAACGTATTGTCCCGCGAAATGCCGGTCCTGGAACCGATCATCCGACACAGCATCTTTGAGATCGCAACCCCGCTCGTAAAAGACAGCATCGATGGACTCGCGCGGGAACAGGCAGAGACGGTCAAGAAAACACTACCCGATGTCGTCCATGATCAAATTGGATCGATCGACGTGCTGGTGCGGGATGAGATTCAGCAGGCCGCGGTCAAACAGGCCACACAGATCGCCGATGAGATCGTGCGGGCAGCAGTTAAAGAGCAAGTCGAACAGGCTGTTCAGCGGCTTGTCCCAGGCATCGCCGAGGAACAGATCAAAGCCGAGCTCAAACGTCTCACCGCCCTTGAGTAG
- a CDS encoding HAD-IA family hydrolase gives MKTPIQLILFDAAETLFHVNGSVAEIYLRYAVKQGFQQKPDSLEAITQSFKRAFREAPPPAFVEMVPAKLKQCERLWWFDIVHSVFYRVGMFERFDEFFEEVFRVFEDARSWVLYPETERVLAQLRDQGFELGIVSNFDSRLFTILRGLGIESYFNSVTISSLAQAAKPAARIFELAVEKHAMDPEEAVHIGDSLRDDVEGAQKAGLTGILLDRKRVVRDSSVLVIHALDELLSLVTRSQ, from the coding sequence ATGAAGACACCAATCCAGCTCATCCTGTTCGATGCGGCTGAAACCCTTTTCCACGTCAATGGGTCGGTCGCGGAGATTTATCTCCGTTATGCGGTCAAGCAGGGGTTTCAGCAAAAACCAGACTCGCTCGAAGCCATTACGCAATCGTTCAAACGGGCCTTTCGGGAAGCGCCTCCGCCAGCCTTTGTCGAGATGGTTCCTGCGAAACTCAAACAATGTGAGCGGCTCTGGTGGTTTGATATCGTCCACAGTGTCTTTTATCGGGTCGGGATGTTCGAACGGTTTGATGAGTTCTTTGAAGAGGTGTTCCGGGTTTTCGAAGATGCCCGTTCCTGGGTGTTGTACCCGGAAACAGAACGAGTCCTCGCGCAGCTTCGTGATCAGGGGTTCGAACTCGGGATCGTGTCCAATTTTGACTCGCGTCTTTTTACGATCCTTCGGGGATTAGGTATTGAGTCGTACTTCAATTCGGTGACGATCTCCAGCTTGGCGCAAGCGGCCAAGCCAGCAGCGAGAATCTTCGAACTTGCGGTGGAAAAACATGCCATGGATCCTGAGGAGGCGGTCCATATCGGAGACAGTTTGCGAGACGATGTCGAAGGAGCGCAGAAGGCTGGGCTTACCGGTATCCTGTTGGATCGCAAACGGGTTGTGCGGGATAGCAGCGTACTGGTCATTCATGCGCTCGATGAATTGCTCTCTCTCGTAACCCGTTCACAGTAG
- a CDS encoding NAD-dependent deacylase produces the protein MLLDDQIRLAQAHLASAQSITILTGAGISADSGVPTFRGADGLWRNFRAEDLATPEAFERDPRLVWEWYNWRRELIATTSPNPAHVALAELERRVNHRMWLITQNVDGLHRAAGSRRLSEIHGNIWMVRCTACGVVTEDHRVPIPILPACDVCGVLVRPHIVWFGEPLDPTDLRRCSEVLQTCDLLLVIGTSGVVYPAAGFASVAKQAGATVIEINLDETPQSDMVDLTLRGRAKDLVPQLL, from the coding sequence ATGTTACTCGACGATCAAATTCGCCTCGCCCAGGCGCACCTGGCTTCGGCTCAGTCGATCACGATCCTGACCGGGGCGGGAATCTCTGCCGACAGTGGTGTGCCGACTTTTCGTGGTGCGGACGGCTTGTGGCGGAATTTTCGGGCGGAGGATCTCGCGACGCCGGAAGCGTTTGAACGTGATCCGCGCCTCGTATGGGAATGGTACAACTGGCGGCGAGAACTGATCGCGACCACATCGCCGAATCCTGCGCACGTCGCGCTTGCCGAACTCGAGCGGCGCGTGAACCATCGAATGTGGTTAATCACCCAGAATGTCGACGGGCTGCATCGCGCCGCCGGTTCACGTCGACTATCAGAGATTCACGGCAACATTTGGATGGTCCGCTGCACTGCGTGCGGCGTCGTGACCGAGGATCATCGCGTCCCGATCCCAATCCTTCCGGCATGTGATGTCTGTGGGGTACTCGTACGCCCGCACATCGTCTGGTTCGGTGAACCGCTCGATCCCACAGATCTCCGTCGTTGCAGCGAGGTGCTCCAAACGTGTGACTTGTTGTTGGTTATCGGCACTTCCGGCGTGGTTTATCCCGCCGCAGGCTTCGCTTCAGTCGCCAAACAGGCCGGCGCGACGGTCATTGAAATCAATCTCGATGAGACTCCTCAGTCGGACATGGTCGATCTGACGCTTCGGGGAAGAGCGAAGGACCTCGTACCTCAACTACTGTGA
- a CDS encoding 2-dehydropantoate 2-reductase, whose protein sequence is MQHILMVGAGSVGGFFGAHLAKSNPDVSFLLRPTTLAAVKRNGLTIRSASGSFTVRPRVASDPRELPTPDLVILSVKAYDIEEVMTQLDPVMDEHTVVLTLQNGVDTEDRLIARLRRDCVVGGVAFIYSKIAAPGVIDHYKKGSVAIGEMMGHTSPRVLSIVELFKQAGIPCQLTDDVRRSKWEKMCWNCVFNPLTVIIDDKVAKALDHPEMLRVIPQIVEEVAAVAAAVKVPLASDMAGKVLRWTQEIRDIHTSMFDDWKAGRPTEIDYLNGYVAKLGRELGIPTPLNDALTAMVKTITERDRTGPGVLRIEGAVVQPVTFDHASISKLPTQHHVDVSTVMPNMRGKGVRLKGLLDVPALAVQADHVTFHSGDGKYAASLTLQQANEFGILLYELDGQSLPPEKGGPFRLITPGLGDLCANVKGVVRVEVTKGVGADTRPSLKNC, encoded by the coding sequence ATGCAACACATTTTGATGGTTGGGGCCGGCTCTGTAGGCGGATTCTTCGGCGCGCACCTTGCGAAGAGTAATCCTGACGTCTCGTTCTTACTGCGACCCACAACGTTAGCAGCGGTGAAGCGAAACGGCCTAACAATCCGCAGCGCGAGTGGGTCATTTACCGTACGCCCGCGTGTTGCGTCCGATCCGCGAGAACTGCCGACCCCTGATCTGGTAATCCTTTCCGTCAAGGCCTATGACATCGAGGAGGTGATGACCCAACTCGATCCGGTCATGGATGAACACACGGTCGTCCTCACTTTGCAAAATGGCGTGGACACGGAGGATCGTCTGATCGCACGACTGAGACGCGATTGTGTCGTCGGCGGAGTGGCGTTCATCTATTCTAAAATTGCGGCGCCGGGCGTCATCGATCACTACAAGAAAGGTTCTGTGGCGATTGGAGAAATGATGGGGCATACGAGCCCCCGTGTATTGTCCATTGTGGAGCTTTTCAAACAGGCGGGCATTCCATGTCAACTCACGGATGATGTGCGTCGCAGCAAGTGGGAAAAGATGTGTTGGAACTGCGTGTTCAATCCCCTTACCGTCATCATCGACGATAAAGTGGCCAAGGCGCTCGACCATCCGGAGATGCTGCGCGTCATCCCTCAGATTGTCGAAGAAGTAGCGGCAGTGGCGGCAGCCGTAAAAGTTCCGTTGGCGTCCGATATGGCTGGGAAAGTCCTTCGCTGGACACAAGAGATTCGAGACATTCATACGTCGATGTTCGATGATTGGAAGGCTGGACGACCCACGGAGATCGACTATCTCAACGGGTACGTGGCAAAACTCGGGCGTGAACTGGGGATTCCGACACCGCTCAATGACGCGTTGACGGCGATGGTCAAGACGATTACTGAACGTGACCGGACTGGACCTGGCGTGCTGCGGATTGAGGGGGCGGTGGTGCAGCCCGTGACGTTTGATCATGCATCGATCTCAAAGCTTCCCACACAGCATCACGTGGATGTGTCGACCGTCATGCCGAACATGCGAGGGAAGGGGGTTAGGCTCAAGGGCTTGCTCGATGTACCGGCGCTCGCGGTCCAAGCCGACCACGTGACGTTTCACTCCGGAGACGGAAAGTATGCAGCCAGTCTCACGCTGCAACAGGCCAATGAATTTGGCATCCTGCTCTATGAACTCGATGGGCAATCCCTGCCGCCAGAAAAGGGTGGCCCGTTTCGCTTGATTACTCCAGGTCTCGGCGATCTTTGCGCAAATGTAAAGGGTGTAGTGCGGGTTGAAGTCACCAAAGGCGTAGGAGCGGATACGAGACCATCACTCAAAAACTGCTAG
- a CDS encoding MATE family efflux transporter, whose protein sequence is MGPLPRIRKSVLTLALPVTVSSLLQRAEGIVAVFLVGGLGATSIAAVGLGQLLAFIAATLLSGLSVGANVLIAQLWGARRTRDGEDAATHLLIFGLVVSLVLMAAGIAFNREAMVLLGADTDLINQAEPYSDLIFLVIPFTVLLHTLTSILQGTGDTRTPMFALIVVNLLHLALAYPLIYGLWGFPAWGITGAAVAVGAAEGTGFLYLLWACRRLFRIPSTVRRDLLHATWRIGASVSGERIFQQAGVMVYTKIVLLYGTVTYAAHQVGLSIESLSFLPGYGFAIAAATMVGQSIGAGKYVRAKMENWEANRLAAGAMATMGMVFFFFPYVLLRTFTSDASVIELGTTFLRIVALLQIPLALTMVLAGSLRGAGDTPFIMWATTIGMWGIRVPWAVVTGFVLKLDILVVWSAMIADWTVRMGLLLWRYRSERWRTIQVIGQGSKKGASSF, encoded by the coding sequence GTGGGACCACTTCCTCGGATCCGAAAATCTGTGCTCACATTGGCTCTGCCTGTCACGGTCAGCAGTTTGCTGCAGCGAGCCGAGGGCATTGTTGCTGTCTTCCTTGTCGGAGGACTGGGGGCCACCTCGATCGCCGCCGTAGGGTTGGGACAACTACTGGCATTTATCGCTGCGACGCTACTCTCGGGCCTTTCAGTGGGAGCCAATGTTCTCATCGCACAACTCTGGGGCGCTCGACGTACCCGCGACGGTGAAGATGCCGCGACACATCTGTTGATTTTTGGTCTTGTCGTTTCATTGGTCCTCATGGCAGCCGGCATTGCGTTCAATCGTGAGGCCATGGTCTTGTTGGGAGCGGATACCGATCTCATCAACCAAGCCGAGCCCTACTCCGACCTCATTTTTCTCGTCATTCCCTTTACCGTCTTGCTTCATACGCTCACCTCGATCCTTCAAGGCACCGGCGACACCCGAACACCGATGTTTGCATTGATCGTCGTCAATCTTCTCCATCTTGCTCTGGCCTATCCACTGATCTATGGCCTCTGGGGCTTTCCTGCGTGGGGCATAACGGGGGCGGCGGTGGCCGTGGGAGCTGCGGAAGGCACCGGGTTCCTATATTTGCTGTGGGCTTGCCGCCGTCTGTTTCGTATCCCCTCCACCGTTCGCCGGGATCTCCTCCACGCAACCTGGCGGATCGGCGCATCGGTGTCAGGCGAACGTATCTTCCAGCAAGCCGGCGTCATGGTCTACACGAAAATCGTCCTTCTCTACGGCACGGTTACCTATGCTGCACATCAGGTCGGCTTGTCGATCGAGTCCTTGTCCTTTCTTCCCGGATATGGATTCGCCATCGCCGCCGCCACCATGGTGGGGCAGAGCATCGGCGCAGGAAAGTATGTGCGCGCAAAGATGGAGAACTGGGAGGCCAACCGGCTGGCGGCTGGTGCGATGGCAACAATGGGGATGGTCTTTTTCTTCTTCCCTTACGTCCTGCTTCGCACGTTTACGAGCGATGCATCCGTCATCGAGCTTGGCACGACCTTCCTGCGTATTGTCGCGCTCCTGCAAATCCCGCTTGCGCTGACGATGGTCCTAGCTGGCTCCCTCAGAGGAGCCGGCGACACTCCTTTTATCATGTGGGCAACCACCATCGGGATGTGGGGTATCCGGGTACCGTGGGCCGTCGTCACCGGATTTGTTCTGAAGCTGGATATACTAGTCGTCTGGAGCGCCATGATAGCGGATTGGACCGTACGGATGGGATTACTCTTGTGGCGCTACCGATCGGAACGTTGGAGGACGATTCAAGTGATCGGGCAGGGGAGCAAGAAAGGCGCTAGCAGTTTTTGA